The region ATTTGATGGTTGTAttctcatatatttttttttttcttcactcgtCCAATTTTCAGCAATGTAGAGGCCAGCTGCTTGGGTTCACTAGGAAATAAGCAGTAGGGTGTACACAATAATCAAGAACTGCCCAAATATCTGTACAATCAATCTCATTGTCCTGTATTACATCACTCGTCACGTCTGAGCTCCTGGGCCTATTAGTCTGGTTTGTGCACCAAAAGCAGATTTAAAGGGAATACCTTGGTAAAATGACACCTtggtatctgtgatctgatgtcttgttccagagaaatccacatattactttatatgtaaatgagcttttcggatctatgggccggacatagatctccctgagaatctacctCCAGAAATTATTATAAAtgacagtgtgagacatgtagatccagAAAACTTACTCTCAGTCATTAcaggtctcacactggtaacttccctTTTTCATTTACTGTAatctttggaggcagattctcagtgagatctatgtccggcccatagatctcaacagctcattttaagaaaaacatgatttcTCTGGGATAAGAcactggatcgcagatatcaaggtgtcattttactcGGCTTTCTACAAACTGCACGTCCATATAGACTTGGAATGGGATCGACTCTCCTAAACCTGATCAACTTTACATGGGGTATTTTCCAGTATTTCCTATCGATGGGTCAAAGGATAACTTCCCAATCGCTGAGTATCTCGCCGCTGGGGCCCACCCTGATCCCGAGTATTCGGGGATTATGCGCCCTGCATAGCAGAGGGCTGCGCTCACCTTCGGCACTACCATAACAATGAATATTCCTTTGTCTTCTGTGCCCCCTCGTATGTCCCGATTTCCTCTCGCAGTACATAGCATACTGGCACAGTAAGTGGCTCCAGATAACACTCGCCACAGTGTATAGTTTTGTGATTCTTTGTGTGAAATGGGATTGCACGCTCCTATTGGCAGCAATGTAAATGAATGAATAAACCCTGCTAGATGGCTTCATGATTATCATCAAATTAACAAGGATAATTGTAGAAAATCCAGCAACCATTTGCATGCGAAGCAGCCCAAACTCTTCACTGTGTGTACATTTTTGCCTATTACATTAGAAGGGTGCAGTCATGGTCATAAAATAACTTCAGAACTGTTCTAAAGTGCAGCAAAAAGAAGATGTTGGACTGCAAAATGTGCTAGCTGTGCATTAGATGTGGCTATTCATGCAGACTTCACCTCACCAAGGTGGATTTCATTCCTCTTCTTTTTGCCCATgatagtttttaaagggaatctgtctccagcttgctttgtaatctgagagcagcatgatgtaggggtagagaccctgattccagtgatgtacacttcctgggctgcttgctgcagtttcgaTTAAAAATCTTTATCTGCGgacagctgagctgtgtataaccccgcccacaccagtgatCGGCATCTTTctgactatgcacagtgtacacagaaaacagcCAGTCAGTGGTGGAGAAGGGGTTATACAGACCTCACGAATGTGGAGGACTACATGGTAGCAGTttcactagtcctctagtgataaaaccacggttttataagcaggagattatcaaagctacagcaagcagcccagtaagtgacacatcactggaatttgGGTCTATTCCTCTACATCATACTGGtcacagattaggtggcaaaaaccaacaaattccctTTCACATTGAGTGTATGTTTGTGGTTTTTGTCCTGCAGCATAATTTTGGATCCAATCAGATGCAATAAATCATATCCGATGCTATTGCATGATgcgtaagtatctgcctgtatttctcagcattaatACTGACCAAATCCCTAGCTACATTTGCTGAGGTGCTGCCCCAAGTCTTGCAAGGACCCTCCACCATTCTTCCTGCAGATACTCAGTACTGCACCACTCTTCTGCAGTCCAGTATCAGGTGGGGATTTACTTTTTGGGGTTGTGCAACTACAGACACAACCTTAGTAAAGACCTGATAAATTGTGGCTTGTCAGCTGCTGTTCCTTTCCTGAGCAGTGGTAGACTAACATTGCAAGAAAGAACAATATAAAAGAAAAGGCAGGACAGGGGCGCTGCTAATATTGACCGTCCAAAGGATAGATGATGTAGTCAAGGCTCCTTTATTGGGAAGAAATTCAGGTTACACCGTTAATGAACAACTTCGTATTTTCTTCAGTCCTGTCCTTAGACTGTCATAATCGGCAGCACCCGTGTCCTgcatttttttccccccatttagATCACTTTCTGATCAGACTTTTTAGAATAGTTTAAGGGTGTAGCTGAGTCCCACtgattgctgccagttctgagctgatggcactgctggacatcttcccatTTTGCAGGGAAGTAAGCATGATGCCTCTCTTTTTCTTGCCTGACCACTTTTGCCTGTTTCTTTATGTTTTAAAAGAGCTTGAATGGGCCCATCTTGAAACCCCAATGTGCTATGAAAcctttgcctgggagagaccttgccggtgcagtataactaccttgtcttGTTGCTGTGCCCAGTTTTGCCATGTTGTGTGACCTGTGGCGTAAAACTGTCTTCCATAACCTCATCTCTGTAGCGTAGTTTGGCTGTACCTTACCCACCTATTCATTGTTACCTGTTTGGTGTAAGGGTTACTCATATACCTGACTTTGTGCAAATGTACTGAGAATTGATGCAGTTTTGAAGACAACTGACATTCGTATCAAATATTGATTTGACGTTCGCTTCTctcttgtttattcgctttgctgtcTGTTAACTTGTTTTAACTGCACAGCTCCTTTATCACCTATATGCAGTATAAGTTACTGGTTGGTGTGTGTCTCACCCACTGATTGTCAGATCGGTGAACCATTATTCCCGTTACCAAATTTGCCACTCAGGCTGCTCACAGGAAGCCGCCAGCAGCTGATCTTGATGATTTTGTGCTTACGTGCACTcgatgtggcagaacattcctcagacattaATAACCTTACTGGTAGCAGAGGTTTCTTCATGTGATGCTTTCCATTGATATTGAATAATTtgaaattttttcctttttttttttatttttgctccttATTTCCACATCATGTGACTTTGATAAGTCTGACTTTCCCTTAGTGCTGCAATTTCACTGGTATGTGTTAATCGTTTACTTATATGTATTTTTAGCATTCGTGTGTTTGTGTAGATATTGACTCGGAATGATATTTAGAATTCCCAGGATTTTGTTGTGGTTTCGTAAGACGAATTAATGTTTTCCTCCAGTAAAGAAGTATTCCCATCTCAGAGAAcctctcaatatgtagtaggtgtattcataataataataatctactatataattgtctaagggtcacttcagtctgtctgtccgtccttctgtctgtctgtcacggatattcattggttgcgtcctctgtctgtcatggaaatccaagtcgctgattggtcgtggcaaaacggccatgccgggctgtggagtcggagttagttttggttggagtcggtagaaatgtaccgactccgactccagctttaaaaaaaaaatgtattaatatttcataattgaactttcatatgaattttataaatgttactcaaatatatatgttctatcaaactatgaacaacagtgataagcagttctgctggagatagagacatttcttacttcttgggtgtcactgttctccactgcccttatctaatcttatacttggttaacctcatgctgccccaacccccctacttacaatgtatgaaactgaaagtgaaaatgtgttgcaaattcttagtagtaaagctcctcctctagactagatgtttactaggtgtgcgtcttccaagcatctcacagctgctactcagaagaggaagactgtaagaagtattatcctttcaacaaactttgcatcagttaactgtgagtacatgaggaataacagtattactgaccactatatcagttgtacgacctggcaataattttgtacaattgtttttaggaaaaacaattgtcatttggattgtgaatgcagaattaaaaacctgagaatgtcaaagaagcgtcacattaaatcagctgtatttgaacatttcaccatcactcaagatagaaaacattatgtctgtcagtgtatgacaaatgatccagacgaaaacaaatgctgtgaagccaagatcagtgcatattcaggcaaagataaaaatgctcctaccagagcttctaatctaaagagacatttacagcgctttcatccagaagtactgaaagcagtggatgagaaagactgcatccaaaccaatgaaccagtgcccagctcttccagccaaacaaaggagcagagaactttgcagccatcagttgcaagatattttgtcagtgacaaagttactgtgacaatgacagtagatacatttaaaaaacagatcatagagcttgttgtaaaggatagtgtgcctatttcattattttcacgaccagcttttatgtgtctgaatggggaaatggcccgcaagcttggtgtttctctggagagagagagagagagagtattagaaaattagtaatcgaagaagcttttaaacaaaaggaagaacttaaaaaactctcaagggacgctttctgtttcttaaaatggatgcctgaacacgtcagagtgaactattttgccatcaatgtccgatctgtttgtgacaaaaatgaaatagttaccaagacattggcagtaaaagacaccaaagctcatcacaccagtgagtttctccaggtcttggtggaaaaggttctgcaagactatgaactttaaaaagagcaagttctttctgtcgtaactgacaatgcttcaaatatgataagtactattaagctaatgaatgagagtaatgatggtgaccagcagctagaagaacattctgggtccacagacccagaaatgtttgaaatagaggagcacagtattgtaactgaggagcaaactgaagttccttcagatgaacagcaacatgatagtttagatgatcttgttgaaactgtgtcaatacgttctttcattcatcacatgcgctgtgttgtgcatacgctacagctggctataagagacagtctgcaagaaggacatgctgctgcactgattggcaaggtgagagaattgactactgttgccagaacccctaaagttgactcaattttgaagagacatgctggaaaaggggcaattattgatcaagccacacgatggggcagtacttacttaatgattcagcgcttggttgaactgaaaacctttcttgtagacatggctaaccctcaactgacgctaaatgaaagtccgtggaatcaggtgactgagctggaaaaattgctagagcacccatttacagtgactaaaaaattacaagcaaagGACTtagctccaggtattttcttaaaggagtggaagaacctgatgtttcgcctgtcccaaagaggagggttaattgcaagtggcattgctacatcaatgaaacggagagactagctactattacaaaataacattcttttggcagctgtttatgtagacccaatgcatcggattcttctagatgatcaatagctaactaaaggaaaagaagctctgtttgaaatagcagtaaggatgaaagggttgcagaacagtcaggaggaacaagaagaatttggtcgtcctgccacatcttcaccctcatcaactgatgaatttaattttgaaaaatatttggatcacaaggaccgtgcaaagcgttcccgcgtagaagaagagtcatccccatcaaagaacacagccagtacatttcagcagaatttttcatgtgcactaaaagaaattgagaaatttgaccgttcatcaaaaataacagtgcaacaagcgattcctctgtatcctgacatggtcagagatgttgcccgagtggttactgctttgccaccaacccaagttagtgtatagatttcttattaactgcataagtgtttattgtatatttacttacaagagtttagaaaagttggccatttatgaaggagctggagtcggaacctgataaaatccaggagtcggagtcgcaactgtggcttaccgactccacagccctgcgtgacgaccaatcagcgacgggcacagtccggcggcaaaatggccaccccttactccccgcagtcagtgcccggcgcccgctccatactcccgagttccctccagtcagctctcacacagggttaatggcagcggtaacagaccgcgttatgccgcaggtagcgcactccgttactgctgctattaaccctgtgtgtccccaactttttactattgctgctgcctatgcggcatcaatagtaaaagaaaaatgtaatgttaaaaataattaaaaaaaaaaaaaaaaaaaaaacctgctattctcaccctccgtagtcagcCGAGCCGCAcgaggctgccgccatcttccgttcccagagatgcattgcaaaattacccagaagacttagcggtctcgcgagaccgctaagtcttctgggtaatttcgcaatgcatcctgggaacggaagatggcagcagccacgcgcggctcggcggagcttcgatgGATCAcggtgggtgagtatagaactattttttattttaattattttttttttaacagggatatggtgcccacactgctaaatactgcatgggctgtgtgatatactgcgagggctgtgctatatgctagatgggcagtgtgatatactgcaggggctgggtgatatactgcgggggctgggtgatatactgcgggggctgtgctatatactatatgggcagtgtgatatactgcgtggcctgtgtgatatactacatgggcagtgttatatactacgtgggctgtgtgatatactgtggaggctgtgctatatactacatgggcagtgtgatatactgcgtgggctgtgtgatatactgcggggctgtgctatatactttgtgggctgtgttatatactacgtgggctgtgtgatatactgtgggggctgtgctatatactacgtgccctgtgttatatactgcatggcctatgttatatactacgtcgcctgtgttatatactgcgtggctgctatatactgcatgggctgtgttatatagtacgtgggctgtgttatgtactgcgtggcctgtattaacgcatcgggtattctagaatatgtatgtatgtatatggcagccaaatagtatatagcacaggccacgtactatttgtctgctatatactacatgcctcctatatactacgtggcctgtgctatatactatgtggctgctatatacatacatattctagaatacctgatgtgttagaatcaggccaccatctagtagtagtaataataataatagtagtagtaaCAATGTTAGCTAATACTTCCAATTAGAAGCATAatttagttcttctgattcgctatgtcgcttgccccatgtgcagggcattacagtagctgAGATATTCATGGTTTACGACCACTATCAACTGTCTCTTTGAATGGTCATAACCAGGGATACGCAAGCTACTGcattgccctgcacatggggtaagtgatatagctaatcagaagaactatactacatttctaattggaagtatttgctaatattcttattattacacctaccCTGGAGGTGGGAATAACTCTTTATTCTCAGCCAGCGCATGTACCGGAGCTGTAGAGCTGACGTCTTCCTTGATGGATGTGATACTACTTTCTGATCCTGATGGCTAGTTTTTCCCCACAGTTTCTTGCTGGGTAATAAATATTCTGAATGTTTACGCCAAAAACCTTCCTATCTGATGCCTTCTCTATGCCGACAACCTTCCTATCCGATGCCTTCTCTAAGCCGAGAACCTTTCCATCTGCCTTCTCTATGCCGAGAACCTTTCTGTCTGCCTTCTCCACACCGAGAACCTTCCTATCTGCCTTCTCTATACTGAGAACCTTCTGATCTTCCTTTTCTATGCCGAGAACCTTCCTATCTGCCTTCTCTACTCCGAGAACCTTCCTATCTGTCTTCTCTATGCCGAGAACCTTCCTACCTGCCTCCTCTATGCTGAGAACTTTCCTATCTGCTTTCTCTATGCCGAGAACCTTCCTACCTGCCTTCTTTATGCCGAGAATCTTCCTATCTGCCTTCTCTATGCCGAGAACCTTCCCATCTGTGTTCTGTATGTCGAGAACCTTTCTATCTGGCTTCTCTACTCCGAGAACCTTCCTATCTGCCTTCTCTATGCCGACACCCTTCCTATCTGCCTTCTCTATGCCGAGAACCTTCCTATGTACCTTCTGCAATGACCCTTTAAgagttgaatatatatatatatatatatatatatatatatatatatatatatatatatatatatatatatatataccgtgtatgtatatatatatatatatatatctatatatatatatatatatatatatatatatatctatatatatctatatcataaTCAGCCTTGTCTGGTCCCTGTGGTCTGCCCACCAGTGTATATATGTGATCCTGTCCTGCATATGTGGGACGTATAAACCGAGGACGAACTGCGAATGTGCTTCCCGTGCTCCTGCAGCCCCGGTGTCTGGGCACTGTAGTGTAGTCTGGGATCCTGGCTGATCTTGGCAATGCAtgagagggaggaggagaggagggtTTGCAGAGGACCACACTCACAAAGGCATTTTCTCCATTCTGCAGCAAAGTGAGCTGCAGTCCTTCTGGGGGACTTCTCCAGAGCTCGGGAGCGATGTGCCTTACCAGGTAAATCATGTAGGGGATGATCCTAGCTCTTATTGCTCCAGTCTTAGGAATAGTGTAGGCTAGGACTGCATGCATGTGGTAGGAGAGAAGCTTTGGGGGGCAGTGTCCTTTATTCTGTGTCCTAGAAGAGAGGGCTGCGGTGATACCGGCGCAGGGCTGCAGATGCTGAGCGTGGGGCTCCTAGCTGTCACTGGGGGAATGCAGACCGCATGCTAAAATGAACTGGCAGTGCACTAGTCTTATATCGTCTGCACCCTTACATCTGCAGCAAATTGTCACGTCCATGAAGCATGGCTCTCGGTGCATGTAGAGGACGGGTTAGATTGGGTTTCTGGGGCTTAGAAAGTGTAAAGGATGCAGAGATGGGCTGGATACTGTACAAACGCTGTCATTCTCTCCTCTCAGCTGCTCTGATGTCTTGCGTGGAAGCGTAATGATGGAGTGGGATTGCCTCGGATAGAGGACAGAGAACCCACATGACCCCAGCTTCCTGATGACTGCACCTTTTTGTCCCCAGCTTCTCTCCCGAGCTTTTCCTCCTCTCTTTGTAACATGGCAGAGAATTGGCACAGCTCCGTTTTTCACTGAAGTTAGTCCTCGTCGCAGGCGCCGCCCGGCAGGAGTCATAGCCGGAGACACGGTGGGTTTTGCTGAAGGACGGCAGAGACTCAGGCATGATGCTGATATCTTTGGAGATCTAAAAATGAACTCTTCCTTTGAAGGAACTAACAGCAGCACCGGCGGCGGCAGTGGCGGTCCATTTTGCCTTTTGGGCGTGGGATCTCATGAATCTATTCCGGTTTGCCTCCTGGAAGTGGGGATTATCATCTTTCTGACTGTCCTCATCATCTCTGGCAATTTGATAGTCATCTTCGTCTTTCATTGTGCTCCCCTGCTGAACCATCACACCACCAGTTACTTCATTCAGACCATGGCCTACGCGGACCTGTTGGTCGGCGTCAGCTGCTTAGTGCCGTCCTTCACTTTGCTGCATCGCACAGACCTGCTCCCCGAACAGATCGTATGTAAAATGTTCGGTTACGTGGTGTCCGTCCTGAAGAGCGTCTCCATGACCTCGCTGGCTTGCATCAGCATCGACCGCTACATCGCCATAACCAAACCGCTCACCTACAACACGTTGGTCACCGCGTGCCGTCTACGCTTTTGCATCCTCTTGCTCTGGATCTACTCTTGTGCTATTTTCCTGCCGTCATTTTTAGGATGGGGGAAACCCGGGTATCACGGAGACGTATTTCAGACCTGTGCGTACTCGTGGCACACCAATCCATATTTCACTTCTTTTATCGTGGTGATGCTCTACGCCCCAGCGGCTACGACTGTTTGTTTCACGTACTTCAATATATTCCGCATTTGCCAACAACACACCAAGGAGATAAATGAAAGGCGCGTGCGTTTCAGCACCAGCGACGCCGAACCTTCTCAAGGACAGCCTAGTCCCGAGAAGCGCTACGCCACCGTCCTTTTCCGCATCACCAGCGTCTTCTACATCCTGTGGTTGCCCTACATCATCTACTTCCTCCTGGAGAGCTCTCGGATCTATACCAATCAGACTGCCTCCTTTCTCACCACCTGGCTGGCCATCAGCAACAGCTTCTGCAACTGTGTCATCTACAGCATGTCCAACAGCGTCTTCCAGAAGGGTCTGAAGCGGCTTTCTAGCGCCATCTGTGCGTCTTGTTCCAGGCAAGGAGATGGCCACGATGGCACCGGTGCTGCCCCAAAGAGACCCACGGCTGACTGCAATCCGTAAATGATCGCCTAACTTTCAAAAATGTGTTCTCCAGGAAGGTATCGACCTCCAACAGGAGCATTGGAGCCGCATCAGTGATGCCAGAATATATTTAGTGCTTTAGTCCCATTGTGGACCCAACATATCGCTGCAATAAATGGAGCTCTGCGGCTCTCTCCGTTTTATGACTCGCTCCCACGCAATCACTTAGGATCCATCATGAAGGATTGTGCCAGATTGGGATTTTCTGGCCATAATGTTGGAGCTTCTTTGATGCCTTCGGAGTTGGAGTATGACCTGACACTGGAGCCAAATATTTGGATTTCTGCTGAGGTTGGATCTAGTCGGTAGCGTCAGGTCAGACCCTCGTAACCTCGGTGGACCCCGGGAACTAATTAATCCCGCAGCACCCCGGTCCTAGGAACTCGTCACATGGAGCCTGTCTGTTTCTAATATGTTTTGCTGTTTGATTTTGATACATGCATAGGTAATTTTGTTTCCAGAAATGTAATGCAATATTTTTCTAAGTGGAAGAAGATAATATATTATTGATATTTAAACCGTTGACCACTGGAATTTTTTTCAAGTGTAATTTAAGAATGTTTTGCTTACCGTGTTTGTAATAGTTGTACATTAGGGCGGCCATACCAGATGTTTTCTACCCTTTTAAAGGATCTAGATacctttttggggatttttttttttaacttgaatGCGGGCATATTTTGCTAAATTTTAGTTTTGCAGCTAGAATTGTTTAGCTTATTTTGCTTTTAAAGGCTCTCTGTATCCTAGtgcgttaaagagaatctgtcagctggtttttgctatgtcatctgagagcagcatgatgtaggagcagagatcctgattccagcgatgtatcacttgctCTGCatactgtcattttgatacaatcgccATATTGTCTACTTTAAATCCAGCAGTgcacagaatgctgagctgtgtgtaaccccgcccacaccactgattggcaggttcctgtggtgggggcgtggttataCAAAGCAGGACAACTAGGAGGCATGTGCTACCTAGTCCTGTGATAATCTCcttttgataaaacactgat is a window of Ranitomeya variabilis isolate aRanVar5 chromosome 2, aRanVar5.hap1, whole genome shotgun sequence DNA encoding:
- the GPR21 gene encoding putative G-protein coupled receptor 21, giving the protein MTAPFCPQLLSRAFPPLFVTWQRIGTAPFFTEVSPRRRRRPAGVIAGDTVGFAEGRQRLRHDADIFGDLKMNSSFEGTNSSTGGGSGGPFCLLGVGSHESIPVCLLEVGIIIFLTVLIISGNLIVIFVFHCAPLLNHHTTSYFIQTMAYADLLVGVSCLVPSFTLLHRTDLLPEQIVCKMFGYVVSVLKSVSMTSLACISIDRYIAITKPLTYNTLVTACRLRFCILLLWIYSCAIFLPSFLGWGKPGYHGDVFQTCAYSWHTNPYFTSFIVVMLYAPAATTVCFTYFNIFRICQQHTKEINERRVRFSTSDAEPSQGQPSPEKRYATVLFRITSVFYILWLPYIIYFLLESSRIYTNQTASFLTTWLAISNSFCNCVIYSMSNSVFQKGLKRLSSAICASCSRQGDGHDGTGAAPKRPTADCNP